CTCAAGATACCAAGATTTTCATATCAGCTAAATCTTTGTATATTTGCATTGTTCAATACGGTGCCTGACTGCCTGCGTGTTGTTCACATGTCCATTACAGAGTTCAGGAGGACCACCCTATCATGTCTTTTACTGTTTCAAAGAACGGAAGATTAGCTTTGTTAAATGTAGCAACTCAGGTGAGCTTTTTGTGACCAACTCCACCATTATCCATGTCAGTTTATTTGCTGAGAAATACTATGCAGGACGTTTTCAGTAGTTACAGGTTGTTCTTCTGCAACCTTTTTGTAGGGAGTACACCTGTGGGACCTTCAGGACCGGGTGTTGGTGAGGAAGTACCAAGGTGTGACCCAGGGCTTCTACACCATCCACTCCTGCTTTGGAGGACACAACGAAGACTTCATTGCCAGTGGCAGCGAAGGTACAGTCAGAGAGCACTGCAGAGTCAAATATGAGTGGTAATAATACCATGGCTGTTGTTCTTGTGATTAACTGTAGTACTTAGACTGCCCCCTGGCCTGCACTGTAAGCCTTCTCTCAGTGTGGCGTGATATGGTGCAGATTTATGGTGATCTGAGTAATATCTTTACTTCCTGTTGTGCAGGATCACTGCTGATTTAGTGCAGTTGTGTTGACTCATATAAACAGACTTGACAGAAATCCTGCTTTGGCAGTGATTGTTCAGTGACtggcttttctctgtcttccataTTTGTGCTCTAATCTTTAACAATTATCCGTGTGTTCTCATATTTCCTTTTGTGTACTGAATATATTTCCCACCACCTGTTTCGTTGCCTTCGTCTTCATCCCTTCTCCACAGACCACAAAGTGTACATCTGGCATCGGCGCGGTGAACTTCCCATTGCTGAGCTAACAGGCCACACACGCACCGTTAACTGTGTGAGCTGGAACCCGGCCATCCCAGGACTTATGGCTTCCGCCTCAGATGATGGCACAGTGCGTGTCTGGGGTCCTGCGCCCTTCCTTGACACACAAGAGGCGGACGGACTCAACGGTAATAGCCATATttgcaaatatatttatttgttctcttcatattttacagattaagaGAACAAAGATTTTTCTGTTGCTGGTCCCTAGTATTGTTACTGCTTAGTTTCTACTACTTATTTAGTCATTGCAGCTTTATGTTGACTATTTAAAACTTGTTATGTAAAGAGTTAGGGGAGAGCGTTGAATGTTCTTGAATTACAAGGTGTTACATCTCTATATTTAACtgatctctttttgttttttcctcagaGAACTGCAGTAACATGGACAGTTGATGGTCACTGTATGGACCAGATGACATCTCTCTTTAACAACAATCCAAGAATcccacaataaaacaaaatccaaacGGGCGATTAAAATCTAACACCGACCCTAAAGCAACAAACCGAAGCCAccaagacaaaagagaaaaacaaaagtgagaaaaaatTGTCTCCTGACTGGCCTAGACAAAATGGTGGAGTTGATGACGGACAGTCTGAAAATTCAGGTCCTCATCCACAACCTGATCCTGACCCAGAGGAAAACCAGTCAGTACCAGCGGGATACGACCGCCATCCACTGGTGAGCTGTAACagctgttctcctcctccaactGACCCTTCTTCCCCCATCTCGCTGTGTGGTCATTGGCCATGCCAGGTCCTCTCAGAGTTTCCCTGGAAACCAACTTCCACCTTGAGCTTGGAGCACATCAAGTCCCTGTGATGCCTCCAGAGAGACACCGCAGACCAGCCGTCTACTCATTGGACtacatctgtctgcctgtttgtctctcaTATTACCTGTATAATGTCTCCATGGACACAGGTGGGGTGTTGTTGGGGGAGGATGGTGCATAGGGGGGATATAGCAACTCTTCTGTAtgtattttctcctcttccccacTCTCTTGCTATATTCTTCGCATTCGATCTGCTGGACAAAGGCTGAAAACCCACCATAAAAAAACGCTGACCGACCAGCTgacaaagaacacacaaaaaaggctATGCTAAATGTCGGATTTTTTTTATGATAGTCATAGCGTAATTCTCATTTAAGAGGTGAATCTTAGCTCAAGTAGTTCCCGTGGAAAGCTTTTGCGTGAAGATTCCACTTTCTGTTTCTTGACATTaggaaaacaaactttttatTCCTTAATTTAACTTCTAACAAGGACAGTTGCTGTAATGTTTCCAACTGACAGCCCCCCCCAAACCCCCTCTGTCAAGCTAGCTACCGCACAACTCCATTACATCTGCCTAAGGGGGGAAGGACAGAGGGATTCACAGGTCACACATCAACGGTGAGGGGGTCAGACGTTGGTGCGGTGGGGTTTCCTCTGTCAGGACATGTACTATGACCTTTCTCAAAAGACATGCTTTCAGATGTGAAAGAGTTCAAGTGCAACTCGGATTGCACGCCAGTGACTGCtgtccctcctctgtgtgtgtgtgtgtgtgtgtgtgtgtgtgtgtgtgtgtggttgtgtgtgtgtgagagtgagtaaGTGAGAGAGCGgttatgcatgcacacattagTGTGAGAGTTGACATTTGTGGGTGCAGGCTTAATTGGtgagtgtttttgtatgtgtgctcAATTCACACCAGcagaagaccccccccccttcccttcccttcccctaTGCTCCTAATCCCATAGTAAAATTGTAAAGAGGATTTTAAACCAATTCTAAGTTATCCAAAGCCCCATAGGGACCTCTATCTGTGGAACAAAGAATACTTGAGAGCcattttgtaaaagaaaaccttttctttAATCTGGGGCTTTAATTTTTACATTAGAATTTTTTTCTCCTTACCATGTGGCATTCAAACAGCACTGAGTTATTGGCAGTGAATCAACTTTgtggggaaaagaaaaggaaataaaaaaaaaacaaaatagcaatTTGAATGAGGCATGTTTCAAGAAGCTGTAAAGTGTTGTGTTATTAGCAAAGGGTCATTTCATATGAGAAGTTAAATGATTGTAATTATTGGATGAGTAGTTAGCACGGGAAAAGGCACCAATAACCAGATCCACTCTCTGAGCCCACGGTGTTAGGGAGgcactcctaacacacacacacacacacaaaatgcctTCCTGTTCATACAGTTGCACACAACCCTTCAGTATGTCTgacaccccaccccctctcctccactgcACTTTGAGTGCTCTCTTGCACCTACTGCAACGGCATTAAATCCATAAGGTTCTCATAGCCTTATGGTCACACTTGCCGTTCTGATGGCTTAATAGGTTACATTGGCAAAGACTCAAAACCCTAACAGGAGAATGCTAAAGGAATTGAGCCCTCACTATGCCTCTATGCACCCAAAATCAGTGACTGATTATCTATAGACATTATAAAACTGAACCTCGCAGATGTAAGGCATAGCAGCCTCATCTCGAGGGCACCACTCTCGGAGCTTAGAGAGAATTCAGCATTAACACCCCCTTTTGCTCTCCAGCCAAGTTATTCAGTGGTCAGTGCACCATTCAAAgctttcttcctcccttttttcaGGGTATGTAATGACTATTTGCTACAAACTgatatacagtaaaacatgtttaaaatcagtgcttttctgtctgtttttattgaacttttttgttacttcagttttttgttgacattataTCATTTTTGGTTGACCTCTATCCCTGTATGATCATATTAAAATATAACCAGACATTTGgagtcctctttttttttggtagtCTTTATAACCCCGGTTatctttcttttgtatttttttttttttttttttttttttgtttctttgtattcattttatctACCACTACTATTACAAATGAATATGCACAGTAACACCCATGCCAATTGGAGTGGGAAGAGTTTTTAGGAAGTGTGTTACCTACAATCAAATCAGGTTTGAACTATCCACCCCTCGCCTTTTAAGAGTTTCCTCCATGTGAAAATCTACTTTATCGCATGTCTGTGTAATTGACCGAAAGCTCTCTCGGTGTGCCATTGTTGATCGGCGGTTGTCACTTACCCTTATCAAAGCCAAATCACGTGAGGCACACTGGTGTTTTCTCTAGGTTACGTGTGTCATGGTCTAATATGTACACTCTGGAAACCTCTATCTCAACTCCTGGATTGCAGAATGGACTCCTCCTCCCACACCAACATTATTTCAGAAGACTCGAGGCAGATCGTACACACTAAGAACCCAAATAAGAGTTTCAGTAAAGCCCATCATTCACCTGCTGGTGGCAAATGCTATGTCTGTATGCAACCTGGTGTCTACTCTTCTTTTGTCTGAGTTTACCGAGGGAGTTGTTTCTGATTTAACTATGtcttatttctctctcagaggtgatggtggtggtgctggGTAGGGGCTGGGTGGGGAATACTAAGGGCTTACTGTAGCATCTCTAAGCTTCTTGGGCTAGGGCGGGAAGGGGTGATGTGTGGCTTTGCGTTCAATGTGTTATTTACAAAAGTGATTGTactgttttgtattgttgtgtAGGAAAAGTGTTATGTATGCATATTTTCAATAAAGCATTCAgggttttgaaaaaaaaaataaaacaggccCATGGAAGTTTGATGGGGCAAGAGATTGTGACGGCCCCGAGAACAAAGTTACAGACACCCAGAAAACTCATCTCTCCCACCCTTTAACACAGAAAGGGGATCCAGGTTGGACCTGAATCACTGCTTTTGGCAAAGCATGTGTCACAGGGTCTGTTGTGGAAAACACTGGTTTGAacttctgtcaaaattctactttgtattcagtcatttatttcttGAAAGCAATGTCTGGAGCCAGGCCATCTGGTGAGAGGCTATCTTCAATGCCATTaggaataataacaacaatTGCCAATAAAGTGACGTTATTTTGAGTAAGCCTTGTCGTTGGCTGTACGTTTCTATACAAAATTTGCCATTTACTTTAGGAAGTAGGTGCACAAGGCATGGGTGCTGGTAAAATGTGTGAGAATATCTTCTTTGGGATTCCAATgtgttcaatattaaaaatataaatgaattatGAACTAAATAATCATATGAATATAgacaatatataataaaaccataaaattgtgaaataatCCAACACAATTTGGTTGTTGCTTTGCAGACAACATAACTGGCTCTGCCCTGTCTGTCTTGATTGACAGATAACGGCTTTGTGGTGACAAGTGgtattatgaaataaatataaaagaagAACTTGGAAAAGGGACCTTCTGAAATAAAGATTGCtggattgaaataaaaatgacctgCCATAAACTCTGTTATTGGGGGGGGGagtgaaataacatttcataataacgagatggatttttaaaatgcactggattatttcactatttcatgattatattatattaaatattttgtgtctATTAATTCATacgattttttttattccattccatttatttaaattagaCCACTGTGGGTCTATCTGGAACATCAGACTCACTGCATCACCTGGTGTATGTTTCTAAGTCTAGACgacaaaaactaaacatttagccaaatattaaatttactgcaaataaaagatgaaaataaaataataataaatacaaaggcTTGGTTAACCTTAAACATTTACACTTCACTCAGATCTGACTATTGCAGGTACGGGTATAGTGAATGGTGAGCTGGAAAACTTTCAAATTAGCCACAAAAATCAGGTGATCCAACTTCAAATCCTGCTGCAGTTTATTCCACCTGAGTGGAGTAAAACATTCAGTAAAAAAGGCCTTTTTACTGAGCTCTAGGCTGTGTTGAATAAAGGACACTCCTGACATGTAGGAAAGCATTTTGCCTTAATGAATATGCAGTTAGAGTGCAGGTCTCAGTGATATAAACATCATATCCAATGTAGAATAATGGATGATATGGGTTTGTTTTGCTCCATCTGAAGGGGGAGGGGCGTCTAAACTGACGTCATCCTGCTCcgcccacccccctctctctgtctctctcgccctctccgCCTCACCGTCTGGTCCAGTGTCTAGAAGCCGAAAACAGAGCAGCATTCAGGGGTCTAACTGGCTGTCAACCGAGCTCCTACGGCAGTCATGGCAGCGCCGTTAGCCCACTTCGACGAGGACTGGCAGGACTTTAACGAATTCAAGCCGTCCTCGGCGTCGGCCGAGCAGCTGGACCAACTGAACTCCAATGTGGGCGATTCGTCGTCGGGCCTAGACGATTTCTCAGACCTGGACAACAGTTTCTCCGGGGAGATCTGCAGCTTCAAATCGATGGAGGACCTCGTCCATGACTTCGACGAGAAGCTGACAGTGTGTTTCCGAAACTACAACACCGCGACGGAAAACATAGCCCCCATCAAACCCATCACAGAGGATAACCACTTGAAAGATGACGAGTGAGTGGGCATTTTATGCGGGTTTTTATTTACGCTAACTTTTAATctcttagctagctagccactTTAGCCTCACCAGGCTAACCTAATGTTGATGCTACCCAGTGAGGGAATGTTAGCTTAGCTGCAATCAGTGTCGTCCAAAGTTTATCCAGCTAGTGCATGTTTGTTAAACGAGATTATACTTTCTGTCGTATTATAACAAAATGTGTTCCAtctgtttcattattttcaatttaCACTCTTGAATTTAAGTTGACATTCagaagaggagaagcagcaATACGTTATAGTGTCGcaaatgacaaatacattaGATTAACATATTTTGAGTGTTTGGTCTTTGAAGGGACGAGTCaaaagtttgtatttttctgcGTTAGTGatgttgcttgtgtttgtttgtgtgtgtgtgtgtgtgagagggagagagaggggagcgaTCATGCCACGTTACCAATACTTCATTTCATGCTAGATTGGTTGATTCTAGCTATTAAACCACTGATCCATAAAGTGTTATTTAGAGGAAGTGAGTGAGTGGCTGCTGACCCCTGCTCACTTGCTCTTTATCCTGTATTTAAATGACCTTGATCatacaagacaaaacattttggatttttccCTTGACATTTAGGAGCCCCACTGTTCCCTTTTACTGCAAACAGATACAGCATGTCATGTTTCCTACATGTAATCGTTACTTTCTGAAAAGTTACACTGTCGGCATCCGTCCTTACCACCTTAACAGCCCCTATCTCAGTCGGAGGTCCTCTCAGCTGTTGTATCTCATACACATTCAAATGTCACAACTACACATTCACATGACAACATGTTATTGCTTCCCAGCAGCTAGTCGCATCAATCCCACACATCACTGTAACTGCAGAGCTGTGTAGGCTGCAGAAATCACCCTCCTCTTGCCTTCTGCCTTCTTTTTCTGCATGTAACATTGCAACACTGTGACACTGTTAGATATAATCACataatgtatgtttgtattatGTGCCTCCCCTGCTTTACCAAAAGGGAACATAGTCATGCATGCACATGCCCACACAAAAGTGTTGCTTCTCCTGAATCTTGGACCTAACTGAACTAGGACTTGAATATTAAGTTTGTCACCTTAGACAGTGTTGCCCTATGTTATCACTCATTGTGTAATTGGTTAACAATATAGACCTATATTGTATACCAATATATTTCATTAACAGGGTTGAAAAGTATACAGTTTTTGAAAGCATAATGATGGCAGACGCCACCAAAAATGTCAGTCGTCATCAGTataacacacactttaaaaagcagtggtttagggctgcaactaacatttttttatttgagcttttttctgtttatgtagctttttcttgctttatgttattgtaaattgaatatctttaggttttggactgttggactaaacaagacattttgtcAAGACGTCATCTTGGACTCTTGGGAATTGCAATATCcaattttttcacatttcatagaccaaatgAATGAGTAAACGAGATTTGCAACAGTTGCAGTGCTAATTGGCTaacctgctgattattttctcgattgaTGGATTCATTGTTTATTGGTCTCTGAAATATATTCAAACTGCTTTCTTTGTTCATCCAACATTCAAAAACCAAaggatattcagtttactgtcacatctGACAAAGAAAGCAGCACTTTTCACATCTGGAACTAGTGTTTGTtgggtatttttgcttgaaaagtgatttTAACGACTAATCctttatcaaaattgttgccaattacTCGTTTCAGGTGTATGAACTAGCTAGTGTATTAACATCATGCTAGCTAATTAATATTGAATCTAATATTTGATCAATATCTAGCAGGTTACGTCACAGATATCAGCCAGTCACTTGGACATGAGAGCTGAGGACTTGTGACTGGACTCAAACAAGGACATTGAGCTTTtagttggacattttgtaaCTTATCTGCGACTTTGCCGCACACTGACAGTCGTAAATGCAGTAGTGGAGAGCTCCTAACAGCAAAGAGTAGGAACAGTCTTGCATTTAATGGTGCTCTAAATGTTTATGGGAATGTAGGAAGGCTGGTCAGACAGGGAAagaagcatgtgtgtttgttgtaggtaaagaaaacagaggaaggagggaataGAATAATTGGACAGCAGCCTGGCGAAGCCCAAAGAGCAGTGCCAGGCTCAGTGAGAGTCTTTTCTGGATGACTGCACTTTGCAGGACGTGCCTAGGCGCTTAACAAGTTCTCCAGCAAGACCATGGCTGAGACGAACAATGGGGATGACagggaggaaatgtgtgtgtatgtgtatgtgtgtggctttCGGTGAGATTGAGAAATTGAGAAAAAATGTGCTTGTGCTAAAGCCAAGTCGTGCATGTGGATTATATGTGTGCTCGTGTATGCAAGATAAAACAACATCCGCATAAATATATTCAAGCAAGCAACTGTGACAAATTGGCACAGTGTTGAAGTAGAAACAAGACAATTGGTCCCTTGAAATCTAGACTGGCCtcgttttttaaatgtaaatgctgtcGGTGAAACGGAAGCTAATGGTGTGTTTTGGCTTTCACGTGCCCGAGACAGTGTCTTAGCTTGAGGCACAACAAATATTTCCTGACAGCCTTTGCCCTATTTAGAATAACccctcaacccccccaccccccaccccactctcCAAGCTGTGCATGAGCACTTCAGGGAGAAACATCCAAGTTACATAaacacttttctctgtgtgtgtgtgtgtgtgtgtgtgtgtgtgtgtgtgtgtgtgtgtgtgtgtgagtgaaagaaagagagagagagagggtatgACGATGCAGAGCTACTCTGACACATGGGTTCACAGCATCCATCCTCGCACTGCTCGCAGCAGTTGGGGCcaggaataaaaacacagtcactTGCATGTGCGCTTGAATTTTATGTTTCGCTGCACCGATTCAATTTTCTGTCACAGTGTTTGAAAACCTGCATAATGCCTACGATTGTTAGTTTTGTTTCCAACGGGGACCACATGAAAGTGCAGTTTTATTTAGTATTCATGACATTGCATTCACACCTTTTTAATGAAGTCTCCTGAATAAAACACCTACGCAGCATCATGTGTAGAGCTTTACTAACATTGGATGTTTTGTGTCGATACcaacatttggcaaaaaaaaaattcaaggaTCCCTCAAATCTGGTAAccagtacatttaaaaaaaaaaaaagatgttggaTTTGAGTTGAACAGTAAACTTTGTTTATTGACTCTGCGCCACCATCTGCTCGGCCGTGAAATGTTCTCTGCCAACTTGCACGCTGCAGAGAATTGTAAACAGTGTGTTGGTGTAATgatgacactgtttctaaatcaACCAATATGTTGTcagcaaactttaaaaaaaaaaaggtctaatgatctgaacacacagttcTTACATTGTGAGTTTACCATATTCCATATGGACTGCCTGACCTCTGCTTTAAGGTTGAACCATCGTATATGCGTCAATGTTTTTCACCAGGGAATGTTTACTGGGGGTAAATGATGTTTGACTAAGTTGCTGTTGCATTCATTAGAGGTTACAGGCAGCTGCTGTTAGACgcagcagcaggaacacagTGAGCTGGTGAGGGGGTGGACAGACAGCAGGACGTACTGTAATACTGCCAAGTAATGCTGCATCACAgtaaaaagagaaggaaacaggGTTTGTCTTATCTACTGAGTTGAAAACTCTTTACTTCCGTCCTTCACTCACAACTTTATTCTGTTTCTCataacatcattattattattattattctcctGTCCTAGTGAAATCATGAACCCCTCTTGCTTCCCTCCAGGGTGTGGAACGCTCTGACAGATAATTATGGCAACGTGATGGCCGTGGACTGGAAGACATCGCACACTCGCTCCCTACACCTGCCCACCCTCAACCTCACTGAGCTCGAGgtaccacagagacacacacaaacacacacacagttgttggTCTAGCGTAATATTTGAAgcacacagtaaatacacaggCTACATTTCCTTAATCCTGCTCTGTTGTTGAAATGTCACCTTGCAGGAGAAGAGCCGAGACACAAATGTAAGCAGTTTGCTCCCCTGCCTTCAATCTGCTTAACCACCTGTTTTGTAGTCTCATCCAAGAcgtctctgtttctttctctccttcacaaatctttcccctccctccccccacgATGGACAGAAGTTGGACAACCAGTCTCTGGATCTGTCAGACGACgaggagctgagggagcagATGGATATGCACTCCATCATCGTCTCCTGCATCAACGATGAGCCTCTCTTCACAGCTGAGCAGGTAACTTTTCACGCTCACAGCGGTGTGTGTTGCTCGGTTCTTTTGGAGCCTGTTCTTTGGAAAACTCTTAAAATGTGAACACAGCAGTATGTTGATATATCACAGTTTACATCAGTGTTTTTCCTAATGTTGTAGGATGTTCGGGCGCTAGGAGCGGCCAAGTAAAGAAGTTATAAATCAAAAGTCTGCACTGCAAATTCTATATTTTACGGGAAGCtgctttgtttcctgtgtttggGTCTTTTCATATCTGCAACATACTCACATAATATGCAAATTACTGGTTCGTATTAGGTCATCCTGTTTGTTCACTAATGTTTTCTGCACTCAGCATGTCATAATGTTGTGAACagttgcatacacacacaaatacacacaaacgtCAGGTTCTGGTCAGGATATTTCTTCCCGGGATGCTTTTATAAATCTCGTGATGATCTAAAATAGTTTTCAGAGGAGCGAACTACAAACAGACTGATGTAAGTAGAACCAAAATAGCTGAGCTACTTGAAACTGTTGTATCTCTAAACATCTGATAATTTAACAGCATTACAACAGACTCTTGTGCTGAagtgtcacacatacatttgGCTTGACCGCATCCGTCCCTGATATTATTTTATGCGTCTTACACAAATATCGGCAGTGGCGAGACACGCAGGTCAGACTGGGAACAAACCTTCACCTGCCATGCTGCTCTGTTGTTtgttaaaaccaaacaaatgacTTTGATCTTTACATTAACGTGGAACTCTGGCAGGGGAGCAAGTAGCTTACCAGACACCAAACATAATAATATTAGACAGGAAAACACTGTTTCCCTGTGTCAACTGCAATACCAGCTGGAAACACTGcgtcatgtttgtgtctgttttctggGGTTGTTGTTTAGGTGATAGAGGAGATCGAGGAGATGATGCAGGAGTCTCCAGACCCAGAGGACGATGAGAGCCCCTCACAGTCCGACCTGTCCATGCTCTCTCAGGACCTCCACGCCCTGAAACGCTCCGGCTCCAACACCAGCTACGAGGACAGTGAGTGCCACTGTGCTCTGGGTTACATTTACAACAAGAGAATGGATAACATAAAGCTTTTAATGGCGTTGTGCTCAGCCCCCTTGTGAGACAGCAGTGCTTTCTCACACTCCACTGCCATTCGACAGTTATCTCAATCACTTAATGAGGTGTGATCAGTCGCACAGTCTGGCACATGAAGAAACAGCCACACAGACATGCGCACATTCTTATGTAATGtgcaacaaatacaaacagacagcaaTTACGTTGTTCCTACATGTTATATAATCAACAGCATATA
The DNA window shown above is from Enoplosus armatus isolate fEnoArm2 chromosome 19, fEnoArm2.hap1, whole genome shotgun sequence and carries:
- the fez2b gene encoding fasciculation and elongation protein zeta-2, which translates into the protein MAAPLAHFDEDWQDFNEFKPSSASAEQLDQLNSNVGDSSSGLDDFSDLDNSFSGEICSFKSMEDLVHDFDEKLTVCFRNYNTATENIAPIKPITEDNHLKDDEVWNALTDNYGNVMAVDWKTSHTRSLHLPTLNLTELEKLDNQSLDLSDDEELREQMDMHSIIVSCINDEPLFTAEQVIEEIEEMMQESPDPEDDESPSQSDLSMLSQDLHALKRSGSNTSYEDRLRQLSVSELTETLEEVETAIRRYSEELIQALALRDELDYEKEVKNSFISLLIDVQNRQKEHRELLRKKKKIRSTTTTGPNGQRTASTHIPGTLLTLEGLSNVIQNGLRQTFGNTGGDKQYLTTVIPYEKKAGSPSVEDLQILTKILHAMRDDSEKVPALLTDYILKVLCPT